The Streptomyces sp. NBC_01275 genome has a segment encoding these proteins:
- a CDS encoding NAD(P)H-dependent oxidoreductase has translation MSKVLLVVGHPDLSQSKANKSLVDAVRELAHVTVHDLYAAYPDFQIDVDAEQALLAEHDVIVFQHPVFWYNTTPLLKQWQDKVFTLGWAFTMDGSPSKLAGKKAIVAVTAGVPAEHYTPDGANKTTLEALLSNWHATLRLCQFDIQPMVKLYGTAFGLSDEDLSTAAKQYNELLASFAA, from the coding sequence ATGTCCAAGGTTCTCCTTGTCGTAGGCCACCCCGACCTGTCCCAGTCGAAGGCCAACAAATCTCTGGTGGACGCCGTCCGCGAGCTGGCCCATGTCACCGTGCACGACCTCTACGCCGCCTACCCCGACTTCCAGATCGACGTCGACGCCGAGCAGGCGCTGCTGGCCGAACACGACGTGATCGTCTTCCAGCACCCGGTGTTCTGGTACAACACCACCCCTCTGCTCAAGCAGTGGCAGGACAAGGTCTTCACCCTCGGCTGGGCCTTCACCATGGACGGCTCTCCCTCCAAGCTGGCCGGCAAGAAGGCCATCGTCGCCGTCACCGCCGGCGTCCCCGCCGAGCACTACACCCCCGACGGCGCGAACAAGACCACCCTTGAGGCGCTCCTCAGCAACTGGCACGCAACCCTGCGGCTGTGCCAGTTCGACATCCAGCCGATGGTCAAGCTGTACGGCACCGCCTTCGGCCTCTCCGACGAGGACCTGTCCACCGCCGCCAAGCAGTACAACGAACTGCTCGCCTCCTTCGCCGCCTGA
- a CDS encoding aldo/keto reductase: MKHVSLGGLDVSRIGLGAMTMAGVYTTGAGLDDAESIRTIHRALDLGVTHIDTAEIYGPFHSEEIVGKAVKGRRDDVVVATKFGLVSHAGNGPGVIDSSAGNVKAAVEGSLLRLGTDHIDLYYQHRVDPNTPIEETIGALAELVAEGKVRHIGLSEAGPETIRRAHAVHPVAALQTEYSLWTRDAEAEILPLLRELGIGFVPYSPLGHGLLTGQIRTVDDFADDDWRKTNPRFTGENFQRNLRIVDEVQAIGAEIGATPAQTALAWLLTRGDDIAPIPGTRRVARVEENTAADAIELSAAQLDRLNNLTPAAGERHDEANMATIDR; this comes from the coding sequence ATGAAGCACGTATCACTGGGCGGGCTCGATGTCTCCCGCATCGGACTGGGAGCCATGACCATGGCCGGCGTCTACACCACGGGTGCGGGGCTCGACGACGCCGAGTCGATCCGCACCATCCACCGTGCGCTGGACCTCGGGGTCACCCACATCGACACCGCCGAGATCTACGGCCCCTTCCACAGCGAGGAAATCGTCGGCAAGGCCGTCAAGGGCCGCCGGGACGACGTCGTCGTGGCGACGAAGTTCGGTCTCGTCTCCCACGCCGGCAACGGCCCCGGCGTCATCGACAGCAGCGCCGGCAACGTGAAGGCCGCGGTCGAAGGCTCGCTCCTGCGGCTCGGCACCGATCACATCGACCTCTACTACCAGCACCGCGTCGACCCGAACACGCCCATCGAGGAGACCATCGGCGCGCTGGCCGAGCTGGTCGCCGAAGGCAAGGTGCGCCACATCGGCCTCTCGGAAGCCGGACCCGAGACGATCCGCCGGGCGCACGCCGTGCATCCGGTGGCCGCGCTGCAGACCGAATACTCCCTGTGGACCCGCGACGCCGAGGCCGAGATCCTCCCGCTGCTGCGCGAGCTCGGTATCGGATTCGTGCCCTACTCGCCGCTCGGCCACGGCTTGCTGACCGGGCAGATCCGCACCGTCGACGACTTCGCCGACGACGACTGGCGCAAGACCAACCCGCGCTTCACCGGCGAGAACTTCCAGCGCAACCTGCGCATCGTCGACGAAGTGCAGGCCATCGGCGCAGAGATCGGCGCCACCCCGGCCCAGACCGCGCTGGCCTGGCTGCTGACCCGCGGCGACGACATCGCCCCCATCCCCGGAACCCGGCGGGTCGCACGCGTCGAAGAGAACACCGCCGCCGACGCCATCGAACTCAGCGCCGCTCAGCTCGACCGCCTGAACAACCTCACACCGGCCGCGGGCGAGCGCCACGACGAGGCGAACATGGCCACCATCGACCGTTGA
- a CDS encoding nitroreductase family deazaflavin-dependent oxidoreductase, whose protein sequence is MPLKGEYQPSKAHFVRDQVELYESSGGTQGTTLSVLVAREEDERLRDLPVVILTTLGAKSGKIRKTPVMRVEHDGVYAVVASMAGAPKHPVWYHNAVADPRVELQDGPVRQDMLAREVTGDEKALWWARAVEAFPDYAEYQKNTDREIPVLVLEPAAHEH, encoded by the coding sequence ATGCCCCTCAAAGGCGAGTACCAGCCGAGCAAGGCGCATTTTGTACGTGACCAGGTGGAGCTGTACGAAAGCTCCGGCGGTACGCAGGGAACGACGCTGAGTGTCCTGGTCGCACGGGAGGAAGACGAGAGGCTCCGGGACCTGCCCGTCGTCATCCTGACCACCCTGGGCGCGAAGAGCGGCAAGATCCGCAAGACCCCGGTCATGCGGGTGGAGCACGACGGCGTCTACGCCGTGGTCGCCTCCATGGCAGGAGCCCCCAAGCACCCGGTCTGGTACCACAACGCGGTGGCCGACCCCCGGGTCGAGCTTCAGGACGGCCCGGTGCGCCAGGACATGCTGGCACGCGAGGTGACCGGGGACGAGAAGGCCCTGTGGTGGGCCCGAGCCGTCGAAGCGTTCCCCGACTACGCCGAGTACCAGAAGAACACGGACCGTGAGATCCCGGTCCTAGTTCTGGAGCCGGCGGCCCACGAGCACTGA
- a CDS encoding SDR family oxidoreductase, with amino-acid sequence MSKVILVTGAGRGLGTDIAREALAAGHQVVATGRRPAEVERTLGGPQDNLLVTRLDVTSLEDAEAAAQAAVDRFGRIDVLINNAGNLFTGYFEEISPVQMRQQFETNLFGPMNVTRAVLPIMRRQRAGHVITITSTAGLVGMEFTSAYAASKFAEEGWMESLRYDVEPYNIHTTIVEPGYFRTELLVDGSTTWPELSIDDYAPRTAPRIEGMKSMNGQQPGDPAKLARALLAIAGQETPLLRFVAGADAIEAAEAKAKGLLAQADASRELGGALAYDDAHA; translated from the coding sequence ATGAGCAAGGTCATTCTCGTCACCGGTGCCGGACGCGGTCTGGGCACGGACATCGCCCGCGAGGCCCTCGCCGCCGGCCACCAGGTCGTCGCCACCGGCCGCCGCCCCGCAGAGGTCGAGAGGACCCTGGGCGGGCCGCAGGACAATCTGCTGGTCACCAGGCTCGATGTCACCAGCCTGGAGGACGCCGAGGCCGCCGCGCAGGCCGCCGTCGACCGCTTCGGCCGCATCGACGTCCTGATCAACAACGCCGGGAACCTCTTCACCGGCTACTTCGAGGAGATCTCGCCCGTGCAGATGCGCCAGCAGTTCGAGACCAACCTCTTCGGCCCGATGAACGTCACCCGCGCCGTCCTGCCGATCATGCGCCGCCAGCGCGCCGGCCACGTCATCACCATCACCTCGACCGCCGGACTGGTCGGCATGGAGTTCACCTCCGCCTACGCCGCCTCCAAGTTCGCGGAAGAGGGCTGGATGGAGTCCCTGCGCTACGACGTCGAGCCGTACAACATCCACACCACGATCGTGGAGCCCGGCTACTTCCGCACCGAACTCCTCGTGGACGGCTCCACCACCTGGCCCGAGCTGTCCATCGACGACTACGCCCCGCGCACCGCCCCCCGGATCGAGGGCATGAAGAGCATGAACGGTCAGCAGCCCGGCGACCCCGCCAAGCTCGCCCGCGCCCTGCTCGCCATCGCCGGCCAGGAGACGCCGCTGCTGCGCTTCGTCGCCGGTGCGGACGCCATCGAGGCCGCCGAGGCCAAGGCGAAGGGGCTCCTCGCCCAGGCCGACGCCTCCCGCGAACTGGGCGGCGCCCTGGCCTACGACGACGCCCACGCCTGA
- a CDS encoding helix-turn-helix domain-containing protein: protein MAGRNDPNGTNRDIRDDFRAEIREFLGTRRTRVTPEQAGLPVYGGERRRVTGLRREEVALLAGISSEYYTRLERGNATGVSESVIEGIAQALQLDEAERIHLLDLLRGAGTTRPPRRRPAQQRVRPTVQRVLDSMSGTPAFILSGRGDILAANHLGRALFSPVYADPARPPNNARFVFLSPHATEFFRRWDEVAGDTVAMLRAEAGRDLYDRRLTDLIGELSTRSEEFRRRWAAHNVRMHTTGVKLLHHPVVGDLDLPFETFPLPDGPRQFLLTYTAEPHSASQDALNLLASWATANEDIERSAPANDSENADSTETPD from the coding sequence ATGGCAGGCAGAAACGACCCCAACGGCACAAACCGCGACATCCGCGATGATTTCCGAGCGGAGATCCGGGAATTCCTCGGCACGCGACGGACCAGGGTCACCCCCGAGCAGGCCGGACTGCCCGTGTACGGCGGAGAACGTCGGCGGGTCACCGGGCTGCGCCGCGAGGAGGTCGCCCTCCTCGCGGGCATCTCCAGCGAGTACTACACCCGGCTGGAGCGCGGCAACGCCACCGGCGTCTCCGAGAGCGTCATCGAGGGCATCGCGCAAGCACTTCAGCTCGACGAGGCCGAACGCATCCACCTGCTCGACCTCCTGCGCGGCGCCGGCACGACCCGCCCGCCACGCCGCCGCCCGGCCCAGCAGCGTGTCCGGCCCACGGTGCAGCGCGTCCTCGACTCGATGAGCGGCACACCCGCGTTCATCCTCAGCGGACGCGGGGACATCCTGGCCGCCAACCACCTCGGGCGCGCCCTGTTCTCCCCCGTCTACGCCGACCCTGCACGGCCGCCGAACAACGCCCGGTTCGTCTTCCTCAGCCCGCACGCGACCGAGTTCTTCCGCCGCTGGGACGAAGTCGCAGGCGACACGGTCGCCATGCTGCGCGCCGAGGCGGGCCGCGATCTCTACGACCGGCGGCTGACGGACCTGATCGGGGAGCTGTCCACCCGCAGCGAGGAATTCCGTCGCCGCTGGGCGGCCCACAACGTCCGGATGCACACCACGGGCGTGAAGCTCCTCCACCACCCGGTCGTCGGCGACCTCGACCTGCCCTTCGAAACCTTCCCGCTCCCCGACGGCCCCCGCCAGTTCCTCCTCACCTACACCGCCGAGCCCCACTCAGCCTCGCAGGACGCCCTGAACCTGCTGGCCAGCTGGGCCACGGCCAACGAGGACATCGAGCGGTCCGCGCCGGCCAACGACTCCGAAAACGCCGACTCGACCGAGACACCCGACTGA
- a CDS encoding polyphosphate kinase 2 family protein has protein sequence MSDERAERIANFIAPLRVKPGSKVRLDRDFDPRYKAGLKKREGIELLRTGVSLLAEYQERLAAQDTYGVLLCLQALDAGGKDGTIRHVMSGVNPQGVRVSSFKVPSAEELDHDYLWRYAQRLPTRGEIAIFNRSHYEEVLVVRVHPENLVRQKLPDDTRGPDIWQRRYREINHWERYLTDNGFKVVKIFLNLSKEEQRTRFLKRIDRPEKNWKFSAADVRERRRWDDYQYAFSEMLSATSTKWAPWYVVPADRKWFGRICSAAILAHTLMDIDPQYPDVGKAARKDLLVTKRDLEREAPAGASADPYADRHPPARKKRG, from the coding sequence ATGTCGGACGAGAGAGCCGAACGCATCGCGAATTTCATCGCGCCCCTACGGGTGAAACCGGGGTCGAAGGTGCGCCTTGACCGGGACTTCGATCCTCGCTACAAGGCAGGTCTGAAGAAGCGGGAGGGGATCGAGCTGCTGCGGACCGGGGTGTCCCTGCTGGCCGAGTACCAGGAGCGGCTGGCCGCCCAGGACACCTACGGCGTACTCCTGTGCCTCCAGGCCCTTGATGCCGGCGGCAAGGACGGGACGATCCGCCATGTGATGAGCGGCGTCAATCCTCAGGGCGTACGAGTCAGCAGCTTCAAGGTGCCCTCCGCCGAGGAACTGGACCACGACTACCTGTGGCGCTACGCCCAGCGCCTGCCCACGCGCGGTGAGATCGCCATCTTCAACCGCTCGCACTACGAGGAGGTTCTCGTCGTGCGCGTCCACCCCGAGAACCTGGTCCGGCAGAAACTGCCGGACGACACGCGCGGGCCGGACATATGGCAGCGGCGCTACCGGGAGATCAACCACTGGGAGCGCTATCTCACGGACAACGGGTTCAAGGTGGTGAAGATCTTCCTGAACCTGTCCAAGGAAGAGCAGCGCACCCGTTTCCTGAAGCGGATCGACCGGCCGGAGAAGAACTGGAAGTTCTCCGCGGCCGACGTCCGCGAGCGGCGCCGGTGGGACGACTACCAATACGCGTTCTCCGAGATGCTGTCGGCCACGAGTACGAAGTGGGCGCCGTGGTACGTCGTGCCGGCGGACCGGAAGTGGTTCGGACGGATCTGCTCGGCGGCGATCCTCGCGCACACCCTGATGGACATCGATCCTCAGTACCCCGACGTGGGGAAGGCCGCACGGAAGGACCTGCTCGTCACCAAACGGGACCTGGAGCGGGAGGCCCCCGCCGGGGCATCGGCCGATCCGTACGCCGACCGGCATCCGCCGGCCAGGAAGAAGCGCGGCTGA
- a CDS encoding HAD-IC family P-type ATPase: protein MTVRSNSVGEQPRASEDGWYTRTPEDVVTAFGVDPAFGLSAARAAQLLDAHGPNSLPQEKRPPAWHRFLAQYRSYMQIVLVAAAVVSLLIQEWATAILLIVLTLLNAVVGLRQEGKAESAMNALQSMMKATARVRRDGTEAEIPAEQLVVGDIVLIAAGDQVAADGRIIEASALQIDESALTGESVPAAKDAGTLAGTLSAPGDRTNMAFMNTPVTHGSGVLVVTATGAATEVGKISGMLSATEKELPPLTRELDTLTLWITGAAALTMIVMFALGRWRDQAWDVLFVSAVSLAIAAIPEALPTVTQAILSVGSLNLAKRNAIVKELPSVETLAFTSAINSDKTGTLTMNQMTAVEVVSPTDRYTVSGTGYGLDGKIHHAAGSPASAAGIEDAILPYVVASDAKLVDGEVVGDPTEGALLVLAHKAGLDIDATREGLPRLATLPFDPGYKLMATFNQAVDASGRQVVRCFVKGAVPAVVARAATALAAGKTIPWDAELSARAETQTQRMGGEGHRVMAAATRDLDPADFDPDGDLLAYVTELRVTSLVGMVDPPREDAKAAVAGAQAGHIRVRMVTGDDVTTGAAIARQLGIPGEAVLGAEFAAMSEEEQLARIDGIGVVGRVAPEHKVLLADTLKKKGNVVAMTGDGVNDAPAIKAADIGIAMGSGTDVAKNAGRMILSDDRFATIVYAVEQGRRIYDNLTKYIRFVLLLLVTFVLTFLGATVFNIAAGEPFTPPQVLWIHFVVNASFGFALGFDRESPGLMRRRPRPRGESVLTRPVLVTVGLGGLAITALLLALIKLGQAHFDSVDTGQSIAFTAFALCLIVAAFECRSETDSVLTTSTFDSRQMNWVALTQFVIAVLVTQMDGFRRILGTTEINARQFGWALLAALALLLVWELGKFLARRSRDT from the coding sequence ATGACGGTGCGTTCGAATTCCGTGGGAGAACAGCCTCGGGCTTCGGAGGACGGCTGGTACACGCGCACTCCCGAGGATGTTGTAACGGCTTTCGGCGTAGATCCGGCGTTCGGTCTCTCCGCAGCACGGGCCGCGCAACTTCTGGACGCGCACGGCCCGAATTCACTTCCCCAGGAGAAGCGGCCTCCGGCCTGGCACCGGTTCCTCGCGCAGTACCGCAGTTACATGCAGATCGTCCTCGTGGCCGCGGCGGTCGTCTCGCTGCTCATCCAGGAGTGGGCCACCGCGATCCTGCTGATCGTCCTGACCCTGCTGAACGCCGTCGTGGGCCTGCGCCAGGAGGGCAAGGCCGAGAGCGCGATGAACGCGCTGCAGTCGATGATGAAGGCGACGGCGCGGGTACGCAGGGACGGCACGGAGGCCGAGATTCCCGCCGAACAGCTGGTCGTCGGCGACATCGTGCTCATCGCCGCCGGGGACCAGGTGGCGGCGGACGGACGCATCATCGAGGCCAGTGCCCTGCAGATCGACGAGTCGGCGCTCACCGGCGAGAGCGTCCCCGCCGCGAAGGACGCCGGCACGCTGGCGGGCACCCTGTCGGCGCCCGGCGACCGGACGAACATGGCCTTCATGAACACCCCGGTCACCCACGGCAGCGGCGTGCTCGTCGTCACCGCGACCGGCGCCGCGACAGAGGTCGGCAAGATCTCTGGGATGCTGTCGGCCACCGAGAAAGAGCTGCCGCCGCTCACCAGGGAACTCGACACCCTGACGCTGTGGATCACGGGGGCGGCGGCCCTGACCATGATCGTGATGTTCGCCCTGGGACGCTGGCGGGACCAGGCCTGGGACGTGTTGTTCGTCAGCGCGGTCTCGCTGGCCATCGCCGCCATCCCCGAGGCCCTGCCGACGGTGACCCAGGCGATCCTGTCCGTCGGCAGCCTCAACCTGGCGAAGCGGAACGCCATCGTCAAGGAACTGCCGTCCGTCGAGACCCTGGCGTTCACGTCGGCGATCAACTCGGACAAGACCGGCACCCTGACCATGAACCAGATGACCGCCGTCGAAGTCGTGAGTCCCACCGACCGGTACACCGTCTCGGGCACGGGCTACGGCCTCGACGGGAAGATCCACCATGCCGCGGGTTCGCCGGCTTCCGCCGCGGGCATCGAGGACGCGATCCTGCCCTACGTGGTGGCCAGCGACGCGAAGCTGGTGGACGGCGAGGTGGTGGGCGATCCCACCGAGGGCGCCCTGCTGGTGCTCGCGCACAAGGCCGGGCTGGACATCGACGCCACCAGGGAGGGCCTTCCCCGGCTCGCCACGCTGCCGTTCGACCCGGGCTACAAGCTGATGGCCACCTTCAACCAAGCGGTCGACGCCTCCGGACGGCAGGTTGTCCGGTGCTTCGTCAAAGGCGCGGTCCCGGCGGTGGTGGCGCGGGCCGCCACCGCGCTTGCGGCGGGCAAGACCATCCCATGGGACGCCGAACTGAGCGCGCGCGCCGAGACACAGACCCAGCGGATGGGCGGCGAGGGACACCGGGTGATGGCCGCGGCGACCCGTGATCTGGACCCGGCCGACTTCGACCCGGACGGCGACCTGCTCGCGTACGTCACCGAGCTGCGGGTGACCAGTCTCGTCGGCATGGTCGATCCGCCCCGCGAGGACGCCAAGGCAGCGGTGGCCGGCGCGCAGGCGGGGCACATCCGGGTCCGCATGGTGACCGGTGACGACGTCACCACAGGTGCGGCGATCGCCCGGCAGCTCGGCATCCCCGGCGAGGCGGTCCTCGGTGCCGAATTCGCCGCCATGAGCGAGGAGGAGCAGCTCGCCCGCATCGATGGCATCGGTGTGGTGGGCCGCGTCGCGCCGGAGCACAAGGTGCTGCTCGCCGACACCCTCAAGAAAAAGGGCAATGTCGTGGCGATGACGGGGGACGGCGTCAACGACGCGCCCGCCATCAAAGCCGCCGACATCGGCATCGCCATGGGCAGCGGCACGGACGTGGCGAAGAACGCCGGACGCATGATCCTCTCCGACGACCGCTTCGCCACCATCGTCTACGCCGTGGAGCAGGGCCGCAGAATCTACGACAACCTCACCAAGTACATCCGATTCGTCCTGCTCCTGCTGGTCACCTTCGTGCTGACCTTTCTCGGGGCCACCGTCTTCAACATCGCCGCCGGTGAGCCTTTCACCCCGCCGCAGGTGCTGTGGATCCACTTCGTCGTCAACGCCTCTTTCGGCTTCGCTCTCGGCTTCGACCGGGAGAGCCCCGGACTCATGCGACGCAGGCCGCGACCGCGAGGGGAGTCCGTCCTCACCCGGCCCGTACTGGTCACGGTCGGACTCGGCGGGCTGGCGATCACCGCCCTCCTGCTCGCGCTGATCAAGCTCGGTCAGGCCCACTTCGACAGCGTCGACACCGGCCAGTCGATCGCGTTCACCGCCTTCGCCCTCTGTCTGATCGTGGCCGCGTTCGAGTGCCGCAGCGAGACGGACTCCGTGCTGACAACGTCCACCTTCGACAGCAGGCAGATGAACTGGGTGGCACTGACCCAGTTCGTAATCGCGGTCCTGGTGACCCAGATGGACGGTTTCCGCCGCATCCTCGGGACGACCGAGATCAACGCGCGGCAGTTCGGCTGGGCGCTGCTGGCCGCTCTCGCGCTCCTGCTCGTGTGGGAACTGGGAAAGTTCCTGGCCCGTCGCTCAAGAGACACCTGA
- a CDS encoding Na+/H+ antiporter: MIGLELVVVLGVAVLLGNAAGDRYRIAPPVVLLVLGALLGFVPALREVELPPEAVLLIFLPVLLYWESLTTSLREIRRDLRGIILMSTVLVIGTAGAVATVAHELGLAWGPAWVLGAAVAPTDATAVGVLAKALPRRNVTLLRAESLVNDGTALVVFGLAVGITVGDEHFTVPHVTWLFAVSYVGGAAAGAVTAWLVIRVRRVFDDPLRGNVAMILTPFTAYLAAELIHASGVLAAVAAGLIMSQAGPRVAGAAMRRQAEESWSLATFLLNGSLFVLVGLQAQAAVRELHGSDLTNALIAVAAVSAVVVAARFAFNFTVPYLIRLLDRRPQQRLRRMNYRARVVTSIAGFRGAVSLAVALSVPTTLDSGAPFPDRDTIVFVTSGVIVTTLLVQGLLLPAVVRWARLPHDTSVEEERFLAETTATEEALEALPALAEELDTDPAVTERMRQEYETHLLVVRAGGDETTTDDEAVLRHHRHYTALRLALLAHKRATLVRLRDDHEIDDTVLRHVQRQLDIEEVRLSRRQASE; the protein is encoded by the coding sequence GTGATCGGTCTCGAACTCGTCGTGGTCCTCGGCGTGGCCGTGCTCCTGGGCAACGCCGCCGGCGACCGCTACCGGATCGCCCCGCCCGTCGTGCTGCTCGTCCTCGGCGCACTGCTCGGCTTCGTGCCCGCGCTGCGCGAGGTCGAACTGCCGCCGGAGGCGGTCCTGCTCATCTTCCTGCCGGTGCTGCTGTACTGGGAGAGCCTGACCACCTCGCTGCGGGAGATCCGCCGGGACCTGCGCGGCATCATCCTGATGAGCACCGTGCTGGTCATCGGCACCGCCGGCGCGGTGGCGACCGTGGCGCACGAACTGGGCCTGGCCTGGGGCCCGGCGTGGGTGCTGGGCGCGGCCGTGGCCCCCACCGACGCGACCGCCGTCGGCGTCCTCGCCAAGGCACTGCCCCGCCGCAACGTGACCCTGCTGCGTGCCGAGAGCCTCGTCAACGACGGCACGGCGCTGGTGGTCTTCGGGCTGGCCGTCGGCATCACGGTCGGCGACGAGCACTTCACCGTCCCCCACGTCACCTGGCTGTTCGCCGTCTCCTACGTCGGCGGAGCCGCGGCCGGAGCGGTGACCGCCTGGCTGGTGATCAGGGTGCGCCGGGTCTTCGACGACCCGCTGCGGGGCAACGTGGCGATGATCCTCACGCCGTTCACCGCCTACCTGGCCGCCGAGCTGATCCATGCCTCCGGCGTGCTCGCAGCCGTCGCGGCGGGGCTGATCATGAGCCAGGCCGGGCCACGCGTGGCAGGCGCCGCGATGCGCCGCCAGGCGGAGGAGTCCTGGTCGCTGGCCACCTTCCTGCTCAACGGCTCCCTGTTCGTCCTCGTCGGCCTGCAGGCCCAGGCCGCCGTACGCGAACTGCACGGCAGTGACCTCACCAACGCCCTCATCGCCGTCGCGGCGGTCTCCGCCGTGGTCGTCGCCGCGCGCTTCGCCTTCAACTTCACCGTTCCGTACCTGATCCGTCTGCTGGACCGCCGCCCGCAGCAGCGCCTGCGCCGGATGAACTACCGTGCGAGGGTGGTCACTTCGATCGCCGGCTTCCGGGGCGCGGTGTCGCTGGCCGTGGCCCTGTCGGTGCCGACGACGCTCGACTCCGGCGCCCCCTTCCCCGACCGCGACACCATCGTCTTCGTCACCTCCGGAGTCATCGTCACCACGCTCCTGGTCCAGGGCCTGCTGCTGCCGGCCGTGGTGCGCTGGGCCCGGCTGCCCCACGACACCTCGGTCGAGGAGGAGCGCTTCCTCGCCGAGACGACCGCCACCGAAGAGGCCCTCGAAGCCCTCCCCGCACTCGCCGAGGAACTGGACACCGACCCCGCGGTCACCGAACGCATGCGCCAGGAGTACGAGACCCACCTGCTCGTCGTCCGCGCCGGGGGCGACGAGACCACCACCGACGACGAAGCCGTCCTGCGCCACCACCGGCACTACACCGCCCTGCGCCTGGCCCTGCTCGCCCACAAACGCGCCACGTTGGTCCGCCTGCGCGACGACCACGAGATCGACGACACCGTGTTGCGCCACGTCCAGCGTCAGCTCGACATCGAAGAAGTACGGCTCTCCCGACGCCAAGCCTCCGAATGA
- a CDS encoding DUF2255 family protein, translating into MATTAPRTDDELDRIGSAEELEVASRLRDGELGGWRTIWVVRVDGDIYVRSVNGPASAWFRATRARHEGRIEAGGVEKDVAFEDVDGEIDDTVDAAYRTKYGRCSAHTIQRITSSTAGSTTMRLLPRRPPREKAHVHRRRPRRRIARRAPRADHGRAP; encoded by the coding sequence ATGGCCACCACTGCTCCCCGGACCGACGACGAACTCGACCGGATCGGATCGGCCGAGGAACTGGAGGTCGCCTCCCGGCTCCGGGACGGCGAGCTGGGAGGTTGGCGCACCATCTGGGTCGTGCGCGTGGACGGCGACATCTACGTCCGCTCCGTGAACGGCCCCGCCTCCGCCTGGTTCCGCGCCACCCGAGCCCGCCACGAGGGCCGTATCGAGGCCGGCGGGGTCGAGAAGGACGTGGCGTTCGAGGACGTCGACGGCGAGATCGACGACACGGTCGACGCCGCCTACCGCACCAAGTACGGCCGCTGCTCCGCCCACACCATCCAGCGCATCACGAGCTCCACCGCGGGCTCGACGACCATGCGGCTCCTGCCGCGCCGACCGCCGCGGGAGAAGGCCCATGTTCACCGTCGACGACCACGCCGCCGCATCGCCCGGCGAGCTCCTCGCGCCGACCACGGTCGAGCGCCGTGA
- a CDS encoding NAD(P)-dependent alcohol dehydrogenase, with protein MLTVNAYAATSAAKPLTPTTVERRDVGPHDILIEIKYAGICHSDISNARSEWGPSTYPLVPGHEIAGVVTEVGAEVTRHAVGDRVGVGCMVDSCRECESCLRGEEQYCLKGNTLTYGAVDKDGTLTQGGYSTHVVVTEDFVVRIPEGIDLDAAAPLLCAGITTYSPLRRWGAGPGKKVAVIGLGGLGHMAVKLAHAMGAEVTVLSQSLKKMDDGLRLGADHYHATSDPATFEQLAGAFDLIVNTVSAKLDLDAYLGLLAVNGALVNVGAPAEPLSLNVFSLIMRGRSYSGSLIGGIRETQEMLDFCAEHGIGSEIEVIPADKINEAYERVLASDVRYRFVIDTSTLA; from the coding sequence ATGCTCACCGTCAACGCCTACGCAGCGACGTCCGCCGCAAAACCCCTCACGCCCACGACCGTCGAGCGCCGCGACGTAGGCCCGCACGACATCCTCATCGAGATCAAGTACGCCGGCATCTGCCACTCCGACATCAGCAACGCCCGCAGCGAGTGGGGCCCGTCGACCTACCCCCTGGTCCCCGGCCACGAGATCGCCGGCGTGGTCACCGAGGTCGGCGCCGAGGTCACCCGGCACGCGGTCGGCGACCGGGTCGGCGTCGGCTGCATGGTCGACTCCTGCCGCGAGTGCGAGTCGTGTCTGAGGGGCGAGGAGCAGTACTGCCTGAAGGGCAACACCCTCACCTACGGCGCCGTCGACAAGGACGGCACCCTCACTCAGGGCGGCTACTCCACCCACGTCGTGGTCACCGAGGACTTCGTCGTCCGCATCCCCGAGGGCATCGACCTCGACGCGGCGGCCCCGCTGCTGTGCGCGGGCATCACGACGTACTCCCCGCTGCGCCGCTGGGGCGCGGGCCCCGGCAAGAAGGTCGCCGTCATCGGCCTGGGCGGCCTCGGCCACATGGCCGTCAAGCTCGCGCACGCGATGGGCGCCGAGGTCACCGTGCTGTCCCAGTCGCTGAAGAAGATGGACGACGGCCTGCGCCTGGGCGCCGACCACTACCACGCCACCAGCGACCCGGCCACCTTCGAGCAGCTGGCCGGCGCCTTCGACCTCATCGTCAACACGGTCAGCGCGAAGCTCGACCTCGACGCCTACCTCGGCCTGCTGGCCGTGAACGGCGCCCTGGTCAACGTCGGCGCCCCCGCCGAGCCGCTGTCGCTCAACGTGTTCTCGCTGATCATGCGCGGCCGGTCCTACTCCGGATCGCTGATCGGCGGCATCAGGGAGACCCAGGAGATGCTCGACTTCTGCGCCGAGCACGGCATCGGCTCCGAGATCGAGGTCATCCCCGCCGACAAGATCAACGAGGCCTACGAGCGTGTCCTCGCCTCCGACGTGCGCTATCGCTTCGTGATCGACACCTCGACGCTGGCCTGA